The following are encoded in a window of Ruficoccus amylovorans genomic DNA:
- a CDS encoding protein-glutamate methylesterase/protein-glutamine glutaminase → MNSRPKIRVLVVDDSAVVRRTITGLLNQEPDIEVLAAAVDPYDARDKILELRPDVITLDLEMPRMDGITFLEHLMCKHPMPVIVLSSLTQKGSRAALAALERGAVEVLAKPKVAFELGETGRILADTVRMAASARVSARSLPSRQGRTQTGAAYSQLSWNPEQVGFIGASTGGTEAIRLVLEQLPANIPPLCLVQHMPAFISTTFVQRLDQCCAMEVREARNGDRLRPGLALVAPGDWHMALCEDRHGFFIRLRQSPKIWYQRPSVDVLFRSAASLSRGQFTAAVLTGMGRDGAEGLRELRQKGAVTFAQDEATSVVYGMPKMALECGGTDRALPLHGIAPAMLDSFVAQLSKPTLR, encoded by the coding sequence ATGAATAGCCGCCCGAAGATTCGCGTACTGGTGGTCGATGACTCCGCTGTGGTGCGGCGCACCATCACCGGGCTGCTCAATCAGGAGCCCGATATCGAGGTGCTGGCGGCGGCCGTGGACCCCTACGATGCGCGGGACAAGATTTTGGAACTGCGGCCGGATGTCATCACACTGGACCTGGAGATGCCGCGGATGGACGGGATCACGTTTCTGGAGCATTTGATGTGCAAGCACCCAATGCCAGTCATTGTGCTCAGTTCCCTGACCCAGAAGGGCTCCCGCGCGGCTCTGGCGGCCCTGGAACGCGGGGCGGTGGAGGTCCTGGCCAAGCCCAAGGTCGCCTTTGAATTGGGGGAGACCGGGCGCATCCTGGCTGACACGGTGCGGATGGCCGCGTCGGCGCGTGTGTCTGCTCGCTCCCTGCCTTCCCGTCAAGGCCGCACACAGACAGGAGCTGCCTATTCTCAACTGAGTTGGAACCCCGAGCAGGTGGGATTCATCGGTGCCTCCACCGGGGGCACTGAGGCCATCCGCCTGGTGCTTGAGCAACTGCCGGCTAACATCCCTCCGCTGTGTCTGGTCCAGCATATGCCGGCTTTTATTTCGACAACGTTTGTCCAGCGGCTCGATCAGTGCTGTGCCATGGAGGTGCGTGAGGCGCGAAATGGCGACCGGCTGCGGCCCGGCCTGGCGCTTGTGGCACCAGGGGATTGGCATATGGCACTGTGCGAAGACCGGCATGGCTTTTTCATCCGCCTGCGCCAGAGCCCGAAAATCTGGTATCAGCGTCCCTCCGTAGATGTCCTTTTCCGCAGTGCAGCGTCGCTGTCGCGCGGGCAGTTTACGGCCGCCGTGCTGACCGGCATGGGCCGGGACGGTGCCGAGGGCCTGCGCGAGCTTCGTCAGAAGGGCGCGGTGACCTTTGCTCAGGACGAGGCCACGAGTGTGGTCTACGGCATGCCGAAGATGGCGCTTGAGTGCGGCGGGACGGATCGTGCGCTGCCTTTGCACGGAATCGCTCCGGCCATGCTGGACTCCTTTGTTGCCCAACTTTCCAAACCCACCTTGCGATAA
- a CDS encoding chemotaxis protein CheW, translating into MDETAEDITATQETTRSRAGRYLTFNLGSESYGISVLKVREIIQMQKVTRVPCVPEYVKGVINLRGKVIPVVDLRLKFDFGETEVSKHTCIIVVAIVRSDGSDALTGLIVDAVEEVLHIEAGQIENTPGFSDSSISMEYIDGIAKIRDTVAMLLDIDQAVAASVLERIVEDNQP; encoded by the coding sequence ATGGACGAAACCGCAGAAGACATCACCGCCACTCAGGAAACCACCCGCAGTCGCGCAGGGCGTTACCTGACCTTTAACCTTGGAAGCGAATCTTACGGGATCAGCGTACTGAAGGTCCGGGAAATCATCCAGATGCAGAAGGTGACCCGCGTGCCCTGCGTCCCCGAATACGTCAAGGGTGTCATTAACCTGCGCGGCAAAGTCATCCCCGTGGTGGACCTGCGGCTGAAGTTCGACTTCGGCGAGACCGAGGTCAGCAAGCACACGTGCATTATCGTCGTGGCGATTGTCCGTTCCGACGGCAGCGATGCCCTCACCGGGCTTATCGTGGACGCCGTGGAGGAGGTTTTGCACATCGAGGCCGGACAGATTGAGAACACGCCAGGTTTCTCCGATTCTTCAATTTCGATGGAGTACATCGATGGTATCGCCAAGATCCGGGACACAGTAGCTATGCTACTGGACATCGATCAGGCGGTAGCCGCGTCTGTGCTCGAGAGGATAGTAGAGGATAACCAACCATGA
- a CDS encoding CheR family methyltransferase: protein MSESDYQYIQELVYKLSRISLGPQKKTLVVSRIIKRMRELRCATLGQYCDLLRRPSGQQELSELIDAISTNHTYFFRESPHFDYLTRHILAGADRSVQRPFSMWSAACSTGEEPYSFAMVLEEQRLYERGFEWEMVATDISHHVVARAELGVFPATALTRVPQRLFRHLKQEPSGNYRVVDAIRRRIRFLQMNLFAPHATIRENFDLIVCRNVMIYFDGETRTELTQSLVRRLRPGGILFVGHSESLSGVDAPLERVQPAIYRRIAS from the coding sequence TTGTCGGAGAGCGATTACCAATACATTCAGGAGCTTGTCTATAAGCTCTCCCGGATTTCGCTCGGCCCGCAGAAAAAGACCCTAGTCGTATCGCGGATCATCAAACGCATGCGGGAATTGCGGTGTGCGACACTGGGCCAGTATTGCGATCTGCTGCGCCGCCCCTCGGGCCAACAGGAACTGAGCGAGCTGATCGACGCGATTTCGACCAACCACACGTATTTTTTCCGGGAAAGTCCGCACTTCGATTATCTGACCCGGCACATCCTCGCCGGCGCGGACCGCTCTGTGCAGCGTCCCTTCTCCATGTGGAGCGCGGCCTGTTCGACGGGGGAGGAGCCCTACAGCTTCGCCATGGTGCTGGAGGAGCAGCGCCTGTACGAGCGCGGTTTCGAGTGGGAGATGGTGGCGACCGACATTTCCCATCATGTGGTGGCCAGGGCTGAGCTGGGTGTGTTCCCGGCCACGGCGTTGACGCGAGTGCCCCAGCGGCTTTTCCGCCATCTGAAGCAGGAGCCCTCGGGAAATTACCGGGTGGTAGACGCCATTCGCCGGCGCATCCGCTTTCTCCAGATGAACCTCTTTGCCCCGCACGCTACGATCAGGGAAAACTTTGACCTGATTGTGTGTCGCAACGTCATGATCTACTTCGATGGCGAGACACGCACGGAGCTGACACAGTCCCTCGTGCGGCGTTTGCGCCCGGGCGGCATCCTTTTTGTCGGACACTCGGAATCCCTGAGCGGCGTCGACGCCCCACTGGAGCGGGTCCAGCCGGCTATCTATAGAAGGATCGCATCATGA
- a CDS encoding two-component system sensor histidine kinase NtrB: MNHPDNSLRLACYAGNSTPAGPFLHGTGQSNPVLHCEPQILHFSVQPDWCIINHCAEAYVLDPDGPANLNGRSLRELLVKLDPELESVLPRIAGKGCRCTQTGEDRAPVFDKWSLSCFSSSAEPGAPVFVRIVGCVAPSDRAMSSPSDFVPRPAWSGGEASSPVREQHHEYLQLQGEMSVGSRGLKSSKELPGVHFIQDPHLDFEVINPDLRNFLSAEAAALLKDGADWLSWIDPRDLPTFEAALADCQNSATSVSVRYRIKLPGEERSRHVLEMRHPLYDDSGKMEGYDCAWLDMTAHERERQQLFQFAWRQDMADISTTLAHDFHNLLSGIGALSQLLMDSEPQHSERREDFQVIRHAIDEAQHLSDRLMALNRDSSGQKRLQDLIGLVRDQERLMRAVLPKQAQLHVELPEAEYPVMIDSISFRRVLLNLISNARDALKKEDGFPSTDGRVTLELRHVELENYTRDHLISSRVPRRGRAAELSVRDNGCGIPAEILKRVFEPYFTTKQHSGGTGLGLYSLVQFAEENGIDFGVRSTPSSGTTIFLLIPFNEAEDGAVIEEANSRAGQSVPGQSAPVPHIGIYSLVPEEQFAPTPLGTAVDRLDSFDQLEAWLAHDADQERLLLIVSDMEHPVPSQLRDLLRNTPNSTRRMVLLKGAHDLLEDRSGRNAPVVLGDHSPLIERMYHCATHDPACRLNCLKHHLSHEAHCPYHTCPYRLVHAAGEQLHQSPA; this comes from the coding sequence ATGAACCACCCTGACAACTCTTTGAGATTAGCCTGCTATGCGGGCAATTCCACCCCCGCCGGTCCTTTTCTTCATGGCACCGGCCAATCCAACCCCGTTTTGCACTGCGAGCCGCAGATTCTGCATTTCAGCGTGCAGCCCGACTGGTGCATTATCAATCATTGCGCCGAAGCCTATGTCCTGGACCCCGACGGTCCGGCTAACCTGAACGGGCGGTCGCTGCGCGAGTTGTTGGTCAAGCTCGATCCGGAGTTGGAGAGCGTGCTGCCCCGCATAGCTGGCAAAGGCTGCAGATGCACACAGACCGGTGAAGATCGAGCCCCCGTCTTCGATAAATGGAGTCTGAGCTGCTTTTCTTCCAGTGCCGAGCCGGGTGCGCCGGTCTTCGTGCGTATTGTCGGTTGTGTGGCTCCGTCGGACAGGGCCATGTCCTCTCCGTCGGACTTTGTGCCGCGGCCTGCCTGGTCCGGAGGCGAGGCATCTTCGCCCGTGCGTGAGCAACACCATGAATATCTCCAGCTCCAGGGCGAGATGAGTGTTGGATCTCGGGGGTTGAAAAGCTCCAAGGAGCTGCCCGGGGTCCACTTTATTCAGGACCCCCACCTGGATTTCGAGGTGATCAATCCGGACCTGCGCAATTTCCTGTCGGCGGAGGCGGCCGCTCTGTTGAAGGATGGGGCGGACTGGCTGAGTTGGATTGACCCGAGAGATCTACCCACCTTCGAGGCGGCCCTGGCGGACTGTCAGAACAGCGCCACATCGGTATCCGTGCGCTACCGGATCAAGTTGCCCGGCGAAGAACGGTCCCGCCACGTTCTGGAGATGCGGCATCCGCTCTACGACGATTCCGGGAAAATGGAGGGCTACGATTGTGCCTGGCTCGACATGACGGCTCACGAGCGTGAGCGCCAGCAGCTTTTCCAGTTCGCCTGGCGCCAGGACATGGCGGACATTTCCACGACGCTGGCGCATGACTTTCACAACCTGCTCTCCGGCATCGGGGCACTGTCCCAGTTGCTCATGGATTCTGAGCCGCAGCACTCCGAGCGCCGGGAAGATTTTCAAGTGATCCGCCACGCTATCGACGAGGCCCAGCATTTGTCCGACCGGCTTATGGCGCTCAATCGCGACAGCTCCGGCCAGAAGCGGCTCCAGGATCTGATCGGCCTGGTGCGCGATCAGGAGCGGTTGATGCGGGCCGTTCTTCCCAAGCAGGCCCAGCTCCACGTGGAGCTGCCAGAGGCGGAATACCCTGTCATGATCGATTCGATTTCATTCCGGCGGGTCTTGCTCAATCTGATCAGCAATGCCCGGGACGCGCTCAAAAAGGAAGACGGCTTTCCCTCGACCGACGGGAGGGTGACGCTTGAGCTCCGGCACGTGGAACTGGAAAATTACACCCGCGATCACCTGATCTCCAGCCGCGTCCCCCGTAGAGGCCGGGCGGCTGAGCTGAGCGTGCGGGATAACGGGTGCGGCATCCCCGCCGAAATCCTGAAGCGGGTATTCGAGCCCTATTTTACCACCAAGCAGCATTCCGGGGGTACCGGGCTGGGACTCTACAGCCTGGTTCAGTTCGCCGAGGAGAATGGCATCGATTTTGGTGTCCGCAGCACGCCCAGCTCCGGCACGACGATTTTCCTGCTGATCCCCTTTAATGAGGCCGAAGATGGTGCCGTGATCGAGGAGGCTAACTCCAGGGCAGGGCAGTCGGTTCCCGGCCAGTCGGCCCCGGTTCCTCATATCGGCATCTACAGCTTGGTGCCGGAGGAGCAATTCGCGCCGACGCCTCTCGGTACCGCGGTGGATCGACTTGACTCCTTTGACCAGTTGGAGGCCTGGCTCGCACACGATGCGGACCAGGAGCGGTTGCTGCTGATCGTGAGCGACATGGAGCATCCTGTGCCGTCACAACTGCGAGACTTGTTGAGGAACACGCCGAACTCAACGCGTCGGATGGTTCTGCTGAAGGGAGCGCATGATCTACTCGAAGACCGCTCCGGGCGAAATGCTCCCGTCGTTCTGGGTGACCACTCTCCGCTGATTGAGCGGATGTATCACTGTGCGACCCACGATCCGGCTTGCCGGCTCAATTGCCTCAAACACCACTTATCCCATGAAGCCCATTGCCCTTATCACACCTGTCCTTA
- a CDS encoding tetratricopeptide repeat protein, whose amino-acid sequence MRDVTTGFLVFLLLGVLAARTEAVSEASGESFPEPMPAASASVQTTPDRPYVDPPDLKEWGSLEGLAHKLREQLEQEELSSAPVEPTVGPSGSTGQTAGQEPSYFQLQLQQADAHRKAGNTQAAIKRYTWVLERAQGDELLEKGALLGMAQTYFSAKEPERCVSILKNYLRAYPKDENRPELLFRLALLYREIGLHENAITTYYQVLSAIVSEGETDFERYLDLARLVMFEIACSHFQLRNYEVALQHFERIDIIRMHPQDRETIAFYSFVCQVRLARHQEALETASAFARDYPQSPLLPEIMYARGQLLFKLERPDEAVVALVDLLETAERQNDEETAGWLPWKQQAGNLIANYLFHKGDYAAALSAYQGLASLNPDLFWQLPVIYQIGICFERLHLYDRARESYAYIIAATEDMSAQQADALHSLTAGAHWRYKLLNWVDRTDTRYRSWVGTPTARQDELTPKRIEQ is encoded by the coding sequence ATGCGAGACGTAACGACAGGCTTTCTTGTTTTTTTACTGTTGGGCGTTCTGGCTGCGCGTACAGAAGCGGTTTCGGAGGCTTCCGGCGAGTCCTTTCCTGAACCGATGCCCGCGGCTTCCGCGTCGGTTCAGACCACTCCAGATCGACCGTACGTGGATCCGCCCGACCTGAAAGAGTGGGGGTCTTTGGAAGGGCTCGCTCACAAGCTGCGTGAGCAACTCGAACAGGAAGAGTTGTCCTCTGCTCCAGTGGAACCGACAGTTGGACCATCCGGCTCGACGGGGCAAACCGCCGGACAGGAGCCCTCGTATTTCCAACTGCAACTGCAACAGGCCGATGCTCACCGTAAGGCGGGAAACACCCAGGCAGCTATCAAACGGTACACCTGGGTTCTGGAACGGGCTCAGGGAGATGAACTCTTGGAAAAGGGAGCGCTTCTGGGCATGGCGCAAACCTACTTCAGCGCGAAAGAGCCCGAGCGCTGCGTGAGTATTCTGAAGAATTACCTTCGCGCGTATCCCAAGGATGAAAACCGTCCGGAACTGCTTTTCCGTCTGGCTCTGCTGTACCGGGAGATCGGCCTGCACGAGAATGCCATCACCACCTATTACCAGGTACTCAGCGCCATCGTCTCAGAGGGCGAGACGGATTTCGAGCGCTATCTCGATCTCGCCCGGCTGGTCATGTTTGAGATTGCCTGCAGTCATTTCCAGTTGAGGAACTACGAGGTGGCGCTTCAGCATTTCGAGCGCATTGACATCATCCGTATGCACCCCCAAGACCGGGAAACGATCGCTTTTTATTCGTTCGTCTGCCAAGTTCGGCTGGCCCGTCACCAGGAAGCGCTCGAAACGGCCTCGGCCTTTGCCCGGGACTACCCCCAAAGCCCTCTGTTACCGGAGATCATGTACGCCCGGGGGCAGCTCTTGTTCAAGCTGGAGCGTCCGGATGAGGCGGTTGTGGCTCTCGTCGATCTTCTGGAGACGGCTGAGCGTCAGAACGATGAAGAAACTGCCGGATGGCTGCCGTGGAAGCAACAGGCTGGGAACCTGATCGCTAATTACCTCTTTCATAAGGGCGACTACGCTGCCGCTCTGAGCGCTTACCAGGGGCTGGCTTCACTCAATCCCGATCTTTTCTGGCAATTGCCAGTCATTTATCAGATCGGCATCTGCTTTGAACGCCTTCACCTGTACGATCGCGCGCGCGAATCCTACGCTTACATTATTGCTGCCACGGAGGACATGAGCGCCCAGCAGGCCGATGCTCTGCACTCCCTGACGGCTGGCGCACACTGGCGCTACAAACTCCTGAACTGGGTGGACCGGACGGACACCCGCTATCGGTCCTGGGTGGGTACGCCCACCGCCAGGCAGGATGAACTAACCCCAAAACGTATCGAACAATGA
- a CDS encoding PAS domain-containing hybrid sensor histidine kinase/response regulator yields the protein MFSQPPHFNDHDSGHAKEPDTRLLDQTPIGAFITDSHGHIRYANQALLKMTGWSQQELLGRTPAVFKSGRQQRADYETLWKTIKSGTPWFGRLVNRRFDGSLYAASVKIFPLISKDTLTGFLAWQEDVSERERLQATVNRQSGLLVDLSQRLPGLIVQIHFGPEGNSWVPFASRLLPELLGVDAGDMAHDASRLFQCCPPHEETRVWQLIHQTLPVGGQLTEEIEVRAPDGSPRWLSLTARIERLDTGAALAHCYLCDISDRRLAQDKLRETLKVLQEQNDQLRLAQHAAGQAARAKNRFLATMSHELRTPLHAIIAGADLLATNSLSGENREILERIASGGRSLTAIIDRILEFAENRTRRESGEPGRFCLNDLFRRVTDNLQPISTQKEVRLHVRNPLNGTLLHGPDIAIEQVLITLGENALKFTKAGSVIFAVKREVTTDGSDRFRFSVTDTGIGIPENKKEIIFQPFAQVDDGDDRAYQGAGLGLANCRQVIERLGGQIGFESEAGRGSTFWFTLSLEELPTATEAPSAAETAPHPLHILAVEDDRTAQFLIKHVLKRLGAEASIAQHGSEALDLMREKHDFDLILMDCNMPVMDGFQTTRKIRAGAGGEAYRTIPIVALTALVSPKDIQRCYDAGMNAYLAKPLTLICFQDTLEQFLPWWKQKKDETAKDTAAHASSKARSRKEPIGPRHEPV from the coding sequence ATGTTTTCACAACCGCCGCATTTTAATGACCACGACTCCGGCCATGCCAAGGAACCGGATACGCGTTTGTTGGACCAGACACCCATCGGCGCCTTTATCACCGACAGCCACGGCCATATCAGGTACGCCAACCAAGCTCTCCTGAAAATGACCGGTTGGAGCCAGCAAGAACTCCTGGGCCGGACACCCGCAGTCTTCAAGTCCGGACGCCAACAGCGAGCTGACTATGAGACCCTCTGGAAGACCATCAAGTCGGGCACTCCCTGGTTCGGCCGCCTCGTCAACCGACGCTTTGACGGCAGCCTCTACGCCGCCTCCGTAAAGATTTTTCCGCTCATTTCCAAGGACACACTCACCGGCTTCCTCGCTTGGCAGGAAGATGTCTCCGAGCGCGAGCGGCTACAGGCGACGGTAAACCGCCAGAGCGGGCTGCTGGTCGATCTTTCCCAGCGCCTGCCGGGACTCATTGTGCAAATTCACTTCGGTCCCGAAGGCAATAGCTGGGTCCCCTTCGCCAGCCGACTTCTGCCGGAATTACTCGGCGTGGACGCCGGTGACATGGCGCATGACGCCAGCAGGCTCTTCCAATGCTGCCCCCCGCATGAAGAGACGCGTGTCTGGCAACTGATTCATCAAACACTCCCCGTGGGCGGGCAGCTCACCGAGGAGATCGAGGTACGCGCCCCAGATGGCTCTCCTCGCTGGCTCAGCCTCACCGCGAGGATCGAACGCCTCGACACGGGCGCAGCGCTGGCGCATTGCTACCTGTGCGACATCAGCGACCGCCGACTCGCGCAGGACAAGCTGCGGGAAACCCTGAAGGTTCTCCAGGAACAGAACGACCAGCTTCGCCTAGCCCAGCACGCCGCGGGACAGGCCGCCCGCGCGAAGAACCGTTTCCTCGCGACCATGTCGCATGAATTGCGCACCCCTCTCCATGCGATCATCGCGGGCGCTGATCTCCTGGCGACGAATAGCCTCTCCGGGGAAAACCGGGAAATCCTCGAACGCATAGCGAGTGGCGGACGCTCGTTGACCGCGATCATCGACCGTATCCTGGAGTTTGCGGAAAACAGGACCCGGCGCGAGAGCGGCGAGCCCGGCCGCTTCTGCCTGAATGACCTTTTCCGGCGCGTCACCGATAACCTCCAACCGATCAGCACGCAAAAGGAAGTCCGCCTGCATGTGCGCAACCCCCTCAACGGAACTCTCCTCCACGGCCCGGACATCGCTATCGAACAGGTCTTGATTACCCTCGGTGAAAACGCCCTCAAGTTCACCAAAGCCGGCAGCGTCATCTTTGCGGTCAAACGCGAAGTAACGACCGACGGATCGGACCGCTTCCGTTTTTCCGTCACAGACACCGGTATCGGCATCCCCGAAAATAAAAAGGAGATCATCTTTCAACCCTTCGCCCAGGTGGACGACGGCGACGACCGGGCCTATCAGGGCGCCGGGCTCGGCCTGGCAAACTGTCGCCAGGTCATCGAACGTCTGGGCGGACAGATCGGCTTCGAGAGCGAGGCGGGACGAGGCTCGACCTTTTGGTTTACCCTTAGCCTGGAGGAGCTTCCCACCGCCACCGAGGCGCCATCCGCTGCCGAGACGGCACCGCACCCGTTACACATCCTGGCCGTCGAGGATGACCGGACGGCCCAGTTCCTCATCAAGCATGTCCTCAAACGCCTGGGCGCGGAGGCCAGTATCGCCCAGCACGGGAGCGAGGCACTGGACCTGATGCGGGAGAAGCACGACTTCGACCTGATCTTGATGGACTGCAACATGCCGGTAATGGACGGCTTCCAGACCACCCGCAAGATCCGTGCCGGCGCCGGCGGGGAAGCGTACCGCACCATCCCCATTGTCGCCCTGACCGCCTTGGTAAGCCCGAAAGACATCCAACGCTGTTACGATGCCGGGATGAACGCCTACCTTGCCAAGCCGCTCACGCTGATCTGCTTCCAGGATACCCTGGAGCAGTTTCTACCGTGGTGGAAACAGAAAAAAGATGAAACCGCAAAGGACACGGCAGCGCATGCCTCGTCCAAAGCACGCTCAAGAAAGGAACCCATCGGCCCCAGGCACGAGCCCGTCTGA